A DNA window from Pseudomonas tohonis contains the following coding sequences:
- a CDS encoding LysE family translocator: MYWAEFLTVALIHLLAVASPGPDFAIVVRESVAHGRRAGTWTAIGVGTGIFVHVAYSLLGIGLIVSQSIVAFNALKWLAAAYLLYIGIKALRAKPADPMATEAEPTAAERSPRGAFVTGFITNGLNPKATLFFLSLFTVVINPHTPLAIQAGYGLYLACATAIWFCLVALLFSQQRVRSGFARMGHWFDRLMGAVLVGLGVKLAFTSMK, from the coding sequence ATGTACTGGGCGGAATTCCTCACCGTTGCCTTGATCCACCTGCTGGCCGTGGCCAGCCCCGGCCCGGATTTCGCCATCGTGGTACGCGAGAGCGTCGCCCATGGTCGCCGTGCCGGCACCTGGACGGCGATCGGCGTGGGCACCGGCATTTTCGTCCATGTGGCCTATTCGCTGCTGGGGATCGGGCTGATCGTTTCCCAATCCATCGTGGCGTTCAATGCCCTGAAATGGCTGGCAGCGGCCTACCTGCTGTACATCGGCATCAAGGCGCTGCGCGCCAAGCCGGCCGACCCGATGGCCACCGAGGCCGAGCCGACCGCCGCCGAGCGCAGCCCGCGCGGGGCCTTCGTCACCGGCTTCATCACCAACGGGCTGAACCCCAAGGCGACGCTGTTCTTCCTCTCGCTGTTCACCGTGGTCATCAATCCGCACACCCCGCTGGCCATCCAGGCCGGCTACGGCCTCTACCTGGCCTGCGCCACGGCCATCTGGTTCTGCCTGGTGGCGCTGCTGTTCAGCCAGCAGCGCGTGCGCAGCGGCTTCGCCCGCATGGGCCATTGGTTCGACCGGCTGATGGGCGCCGTGCTGGTGGGGCTCGGGGTCAAGCTGGCGTTCACCTCGATGAAGTAA
- a CDS encoding 2-hydroxyacid dehydrogenase, producing MTNSLRAVFLDHASLDLGDLDLTPLRQQFAELELHDQTGHRDVVGRLRGAQVAISNKVTIDAAAIAELPDLKLILVSATGTNNIDLAAARARGITVCNCQGYGTPSVAQHTLMLLLNLATRFVDYREAVRQDHWQKATQFCLLDFPIVELEGKTLGLLGHGELGSAVARLAEAFGMRVLLGALPGRPPRADRLPLAELLPQVDALTLHCPLNEHTRNLIDAEQLALMKPGAFLVNTARGGLVNEHALADALRSGHLGGAATDVLTQEPPKDGNPLLAVDIPRLIVTPHNAWGSREARQRIVVQMAENLEAWLKETPRRTVS from the coding sequence ATGACCAACAGCCTCCGCGCGGTCTTCCTCGACCACGCCTCCCTCGATCTCGGCGATCTCGACCTCACGCCATTGCGCCAGCAGTTCGCCGAACTGGAGCTGCACGACCAGACCGGCCACCGCGATGTCGTCGGGCGCCTGCGCGGCGCCCAGGTCGCCATCAGCAACAAGGTGACCATCGATGCCGCCGCCATCGCCGAGCTGCCGGATCTGAAGCTGATCCTGGTCAGCGCCACCGGCACCAACAACATCGACCTCGCCGCCGCCCGCGCCCGTGGCATCACCGTCTGCAACTGCCAGGGCTACGGCACCCCGTCCGTGGCCCAGCACACCCTGATGCTGCTGCTCAACCTGGCCACCCGCTTCGTCGACTACCGCGAAGCCGTACGCCAGGACCACTGGCAGAAGGCGACCCAGTTCTGCCTGCTGGACTTCCCCATCGTCGAACTGGAGGGCAAGACCCTCGGCCTGCTCGGCCACGGCGAACTGGGCAGCGCCGTGGCGCGCCTGGCCGAAGCCTTCGGCATGCGCGTGCTGCTCGGCGCCCTGCCCGGCCGCCCGCCTCGCGCCGACCGCCTGCCCCTGGCGGAACTGCTGCCCCAGGTGGACGCCCTGACCCTGCACTGCCCGCTCAACGAGCACACCCGCAACCTGATCGACGCCGAGCAACTGGCGCTGATGAAGCCGGGCGCTTTCCTGGTCAACACCGCGCGCGGCGGCCTGGTCAACGAGCACGCCCTGGCCGACGCCCTGCGCAGCGGCCACCTGGGCGGTGCCGCCACCGACGTGCTGACCCAGGAGCCCCCGAAAGACGGCAACCCGCTGCTGGCCGTGGACATCCCGCGCCTGATCGTCACCCCGCACAACGCATGGGGCAGCCGGGAGGCGCGCCAGCGCATCGTCGTGCAGATGGCGGAAAACCTCGAGGCCTGGCTGAAGGAAACGCCTCGCCGCACGGTCAGCTAA